The following proteins are co-located in the Trichormus variabilis 0441 genome:
- a CDS encoding peroxiredoxin — translation MALRLGDTVPNFTQASTHGDIDFYEWAGDSWVVLFSHPADYTPVCTTELGTVAKLKPEFDKRNVKAIALSVDDVESHKGWVGDIEETQSTTLNYPILADADRKVSDLYDMIHPNANAAVTVRSVFVIDPNKKLRLSFTYPPSTGRNFDELLRVIDSLQLTDNYSVATPADWKDGDKVVIVPSLKDPEVLKEKFPKGYEVVKPYLRLTPQPNK, via the coding sequence ATGGCTCTCCGTCTTGGTGATACAGTACCCAACTTTACACAAGCCTCAACACACGGCGATATAGATTTTTATGAATGGGCTGGTGACAGCTGGGTTGTGCTGTTTTCTCACCCTGCTGACTATACTCCAGTTTGCACAACAGAATTAGGAACAGTTGCCAAACTGAAACCAGAATTTGACAAACGCAATGTGAAAGCGATCGCTCTCAGCGTTGATGATGTAGAATCTCACAAAGGCTGGGTAGGCGACATCGAAGAAACTCAAAGCACCACCCTTAATTACCCCATTTTGGCAGACGCAGATCGTAAAGTTTCCGACCTTTACGACATGATTCACCCCAACGCTAACGCAGCTGTAACAGTGCGTTCAGTATTTGTGATTGATCCCAACAAAAAACTGCGTCTTTCATTCACCTATCCCCCCAGCACCGGACGTAACTTTGATGAACTGTTGCGGGTAATTGATTCCTTGCAACTCACCGATAACTACAGCGTAGCCACCCCAGCAGACTGGAAAGATGGCGACAAGGTTGTTATCGTCCCCTCCCTCAAAGACCCTGAAGTCTTGAAAGAAAAATTCCCCAAAGGTTACGAAGTAGTCAAACCCTATCTGCGGTTAACTCCTCAACCTAACAAATAA